Within the Pseudoxanthomonas sp. Root65 genome, the region ACGGCGCACCGAACGACACCGCGCTGAAGGCCACCGGCGAAGGCATCGAACTGATGCCGGTGACCCACCCCAACGATCTGTTCGCCGGTGAAGCCGCGACGTTCCGCATGCTGATCGACGGCAAGCCCGCCGCCGGCCTGGAATTCGAGATCACCCGCGGCGGCACGCGTTATCGCAACGCGCAGGAAGAGATCAAGGTCACCACCGATGCCCAGGGCGAGTTCAGCGTGACCTGGCCGGAAGCCGGCATGTACTGGCTGGAAACCGGCACGCAGGACGACAAGACCAGCGTGCCGCAGGCCAAGCAGCGTCGCCTGAGCTATGTGGCCACGCTGGAAGTACTGCCGCAATAAGACCGCATCGTGCCGCCGGATGCGGATCCGGCGGCATGCATCGCAATGAACACCTTCATCACCTCGCCCACGGCCCTTGCCGCTCCCGTTCACGCGCTGCACGGACAGACCATGGGGACCACCTGGTCCGTGCAATGCGTCAGCGCGACCCGCGTCGATCTGCATGCCCTGCACGACGCCGTGCAGGCGCGCCTGGATGAGGTGGTGTCGCAGATGAGCACGTGGGAAGCGAAGGCGGACATCACGCGTTTCAATCACGCCGCCGCCGGCGAATGGTTTGCGTTGCAGGAGGATTTCCTGCATGTGCTGACCGCCGCGCTCGCCATCGCGGCGACCAGTGAAGGTGCGTTCGATCCGACCGTGTCGCCGCTGGTGGCGGCATGGGGCTTCGGCGCACACGCCGGCACCCGCGGGCGTCCCACCAACGCGGACTTGGTGGAGGCGCGCGCCTGCGTGGGATGGCAACACCTCCGGTTCGATCCTGCCCACGGTCGCATCAGGCAGCCCGGCGGCGTGATGCTCGATCTCTCCGCCATCGCCAAGGGCTACGGGGTGGATGTCGTTGCCGCCCTGCTGAAGCGGCGTGGCATCGACGCCGCCCTGGTGGAGGTCGGTGGCGAACTCTATGGCTACGGCCGCAAGGCCGACGGACAGCCCTGGCGCGTCCTGGTGGAATCCTCACCGGACGAGGAAGCCGACAGCCCTGACATGGAACCGCGCGTGCTGGCCCTGGAAGGACTGGCCGTCGCCACCTCCGGCGATCGCTGGCATGCCTACGCGCAGGATGGTCGTCGTTATTCGCACACCATCGATCCGCGCAGCGGCGAGCCGGTGACCGATGCGGCCGCCGCGGTGACCGTGATCGCGGCGGACGCCATGCATGCCGACGCCTGGGCCACGGCGCTGACCGTGATGGGCGCGAGCAGCGGATACGCATTCGCCCAGCGTCACGGACTGGCGGCACGCTTCCTGCAACGCACCACGGATGGTCTGATCGAGACGATGACGCCCGCCTTCGAACAGCATCTGGCCGCATGAGCCCGTCATCCCCCACCGCGACGCGCGGGATCGCTCCCTGGATAGGCAATGCACTGGTGATGCTGTTGCTGGCCGCCTGCGCCTGGCTGCTCGCAGGCCTGCACGAGGGAGACTGGTGGCAGGCCACGCCCTCGACGGCGCGCAGTGGTGCCGCGATTGCCGCGGTGCTGGCCTATGCGGGACTGGTGGCCGGTTTCCTGCGCCGCGGTCGCGCGCGCGACCGCTCGGCAAAACCGGCCGCGGTCGCCGCACGTGGGGCGGTCTGGGTCGTGCATGCCAGCCAGACCGGCTTCGCCATGGAACTGGCCGACATGACGGCGGCCGCGCTCCGCCGCGGCGGCGTGTCGGTGCAGCGTGCCGGGTTGGAGCATCTGGACGCGCTACGCCTGCAGGACATCGAACGCGCGGTCTTCGTGGTCAGCACCACCGGCGAAGGGGATCCACCCGATCCCGCCCTGGGCTTCGTGCGCCAGGTGATGTCGCAGACACTCGCGCTGGGAAGCCTGCATTACGCGGTGCTGGCGCTGGGCGACCGCGAGTACACGCAGTTCTGCGCCTTCGGCCACCAACTGGACGATTGGCTGCGACGCCAGGGGGCGACATCGCTGTTCGACCTGGTCGAAGTCGACAACGCTGACGACAGTGCACTACGCCATTGGCAGCACCATATCGGCCAACTCGGGGACGGGGGCGAGGTGCCGGACTGGTCGGCTCCGCGCTACCAGGCCTGGCGGTTGCGCGAGCGTGTCGAACTCAATCCCGGCAGCCTTGGCGGACCCGCTTTCCATCTTTCGCTGGAGCCCGACACCGATGCGCTTCCCGCCTGGACCGCCGGGGACATCGCCGAAATCGGACCCCGGCATGCAGCAGGCGATGTCGAGGATTTCCTGCGCCGCATCGACCTCGCCGGCGACACGCAGGTCCTGTGGCAGGACGAGACGCAGCCCTTGGCCACCGTGCTGGCACGCAGCCATTGGCCCGACGCGGCGTCGATGCCGCTACGGATGCATGCACAGGCGCTGGCGGACGCATGCACACCGCTGCCGCACCGCGAGTACTCCATCGCCTCGATTCCTGCCGATGGCGCGCTGCACCTGCTGGTGCGCCTGATGCAGCGACCGGATGGCTCGCCGGGCCTGGGCAGCGGCTGGCTGTGCACCCATGCGCAACCTGGTGACACCATTGCGCTGCGCGTGCGGCGCAATCCGAATTTCCATCCGCCGGCCGCGGACATCCCGATGATCCTGATCGGCAACGGCACCGGCCTGGCAGGACTGCGCGCGCACCTGAAAGCGCGCATGCAGTCCGGTGCGAGGCGCAACTGGCTGCTGTTCGGCGAGCGTCAGCGCGACCACGACTTCTTCCATGCCGACGAGGTGCTCGCCTGGCAGGCGCAGGGACTCCTGGAACGGCTCGACCTGACGTTCTCGCGGGATGGCGGCGAACACCGTTACGTGCAGCACGCCTTGCGGGCGCAGGCGGATCGCGTGCGGCAATGGATGGACGAAGGCGCCGCGCTGTACGTCTGCGGCAGCCTGGCAGGCATGGCACCCGACGTGGATGCCGCACTGCGCGACATCCTCGGCGACGATCGCGTCGAGGCCTTGCGCGGCAGTGGCCGCTATCGCCGGGACGTCTACTGACGCAACGCCATCAGCGGGCGTCGTCCTCGATCCGGATGGCCAGCAGGTCTCCGCCGCCTTCCAGCGCATGGCGTGCACGTGCCGCCCCCGAAACGAGGATGGCGGTGTCGCCGCTCCAGAGATGGCCGAGCCCACTGGCGGCATCGAACATCGCCTGCCCGGCGATCAGGTGGATGACCCAGTGCACGCCGGGCTCGGTGAAGAACAGCATCGGCCCGACCAGCGGACGATGCAGCAGCTCGGTTCGCACGCGGCCACGACGCCACATCAGATTGAAGTCGTGCGTCGTGCCGTCGACCAGTTCGCCGGTGACGACATCCTCACCGGCGAAACGCAGGCGATCATGAGGCGGCATCAGGTCCACCGCGCGTCCATCGTCGAACGTCAGGCGCAGGCCGTTGCCCTGCAGCAACACCAGTTCGCGATCGATGCCGGGGAACGAGGAAAACGCGGCGTCGCGTTCGATCTCGGCAATCGACAGCCGCCAGTCCCAGGCATCGCTGTCCGGCACCCGCACGATTTCGCGCGTCCAGCCCAGACCATTCTTCCAGCGTTCCCGCCGGTATTCGTTGGCGGGAATCAGGCGCGAGGATGCCGGCATGGTGTCTCCCAGTCAGGACGCGGCGCGATTCTAGCCCGTCCGTCGCCGGCGCCGCGAAACATCGGGCCCGGAAACGACATCGCCCGGATGCGCATCCTGCACATCCGGGCGATGTCCACGTCCGTGTCGGCGTCCTGCCGGTGTCAGGCTCCTGCCCGCTCCTGACCCGTGCGCGCCCCGCGCGTAATGGATACATCCTTGTCGGCGTCCAGCCTGTCTCCCCCTGGCGTCCTGCCCCTGCGCCCGGCGCTCCACGTCCTGTGGAAGCGCCTGGCGCGGGATTCGATCAGCGGCGCACCACCGGTTTGCTGGCGGGCTTGGCGGCTGCCGCGGCGGCCGGCTTGCCTGCCGGCGTGGTGCCGGTACGCAGCTCGATGCGGTCGCGGTTCTGTTCGATGGTGCTCAGGCCGATGCCCTTCACCATGGCCAGTTCCTCGGCGCTCTTGAACGGTCCGTTGGCCTTGCGGTACTCGATGATCGCGGCGGCCTTGGCCGGCCCCACGCCGATCAGCACGCGATCCAGCGCGGCCGCGTCGGCGGTGTTGATGTTGACCTTCTCGGCCGCCATCGCCTGAACGGCGAACAGCAGCGACAGCGCAGCGGCGAACACGATGTGGATGAACGACTTCATGACGACTCTCCTTGTGGCATTGGCTTCTCCCTGCATGACGGCGGCGTCGACGCCGCCATCATGTTTCCGCCGGTGGCCGCTGGCCTGCGACGGTAGGGAGAGTTTCCAACCCCGACGGGTCCCAAGGTATCGCCCATGCGCCGGCGAATCTGCCCGTAAACACCGCAAAAGCGTGTAGGAAAAGTCCTACCCGTGAGCAGGGCGTAGAATGGTGGCCTGCCTTTCTGCACCCGGAGTTGCCATGGATACCGCCAAAGTCGACCGCTACGTTGCCGAGAAATGGGACGACGACATCGTCCCGCAACTGGTCGAATACATCCGCATCCCCAACAAGTCGCCGATGTTCGACAAGGACTGGGTGGCCAACGGGTACATGGAGCAGGCCGTGCAGCTGATGGAGCGCTGGGCGAAGGCGCAGGCCATCCCCGGCATGCAGGTGGAAGTCGTGCGGCTGGAGGGACGCACGCCGCTGATCTTGATCGAGATTCCCGCCAGTGGTCCGGAGACCGGGGCCGACACCGTGCTGCTGTACGGCCACCTGGACAAGCAGCCGGAAATGACCGGCTGGGACGACGACCTGGGCCCGTGGGTGCCGGTCATCAAGGGCGACAAGCTGTACGGTCGCGGCGGCGCGGACGACGGCTACGCGCTCTTCGGCTCGCTGGCCGCCCTCCAGGCGCTGCAGCAGCAGGGCGTGCCGCATGCGCGCTGCGTGGTGCTGATCGAGGCCTGCGAAGAATCCGGCAGCTACGACCTGCCCGCCTACGTGGACCACCTGGCCGAGCGCATCGGCAAGCCGTCGCTGGTGGTGTGCCTGGACTCCGGCTGCGGCAACTACGAGCAGCTCTGGTGCACCACCTCGCTGCGCGGCCTGGCCGGCGGCAACTTCACCGTCAAGGTACTGGAGGAAGGCGTGCACTCGGGCGATGCGTCAGGCGTTGTGCCGTCCAGCTTCCGCCTGCTGCGCCAGTTGCTGTCGCGCCTGGAGGACGAGCAGACCGGCCGCATCCTGCCCGAGGGTCTGCAGGCCGAGATTCCGGCCGCCCGCATGGCGCAGGCGAAGGAAGCCGCGCGCGTGCTGGATACGGCGGTGTTCGACAAGTTCCCGTTCCTGCCCGGCATGACGCCGATGGCCGAGGACCTGGCCGAACTGGTGCTCAACCGCACCTGGCGCCCGGCGCTGTCGGTGACCGGCGTGGACGGCATGCCGCCGCTGTCGTCGGCCGGCAACGTGCTGCGTCCGCATACGTCGGTGAAGCTCTCGCTGCGCCTGCCGCCCACCTTGGAAGGCAAGCAGGCCGGGCAGTTGTTGAAGGAGCTGCTGGAGCGCGACCCGCCGAACGGTGCGCAGGTCAGTCTGGAACTGGAAAAGGCCAGCACCGGCTGGAACGCACCGGCGATGTCGCCATGGCTGGAGCAGGCGATCGACGCGTCCAGCCGCGAGTTCTTCGGCAAGCCCGCCATGTACATGGGCGAAGGCGGCACCATCCCCTTCATGGGCATGCTGGGCGAGAAGTTCCCCGGCGCGCAGTTCATGATCACCGGTGTGCTGGGGCCGCATTCCAATGCGCACGGGCCGAACGAATTCCTGCACATCCCGATGGGCAAGAAGGTCACCGCCTGCGTGGCACGTGTGATCGCCGAACACCATGCCGCCAGCGTGCGTGGCGAGACCACGGGCGTGGCCGCAGTGGCCGGCGGCGAACAGCACGGCGACCACGGCTGCTGTTGATCGCGGTGGTGCGGTGGTATCGCGACGGAGGCCGGGGAGACCCGGCCTTCGTCGTTTCACATCTCAGGCGCATCAGGGTTTGCAGGGGCTCGGGGGGCGTGGGTGGGAGCGACGTAAGTCGCGATGGGCTTTCCGGTGAAGGCCCCATCGCGACTTACGTCGCTCCCACATCCCACATCCCACATCACGCATCACATGTCCGGGCATGCAGCCTGCAGATGGCCTGCGCCGGGGCCCCTGGGTTACGCTGCGCCTCGCCCCACACCTTCCCAACCGGAGTGTTTCGATGGAACAGATCTTTGGCGGCGGCATCCTGTGGACCTTGCTGATCGGCTTCCTGGCCGGCCTGCTCGCACGGGCCATCAAGCCCGGCAACGACAAGCTCGGCTTTTTCATGACCATCGTGCTGGGCATCCTGGGCGCCCTGCTGGCGCGCTTCATCGGGGGTGCGCTGGGCTGGTACTCCCCCGGCGAACCGGCGGGGTTCATCGCCTCGGTGGTGGGCGCCATCGTGCTGCTCGTCATCTATGCCATGGTGAAGAAGAAAGGCTGAGCCGCCGGAACGGCAGACCGGAAAAGCCCCGCCCGGCGGGGCTTTTTTTTGCGCACGCGCGACGCGTACGACTGCTTTCATAAATCTTCACCCGGCTGTCAGGCGCTTCATTCAGGCCCGCGATGGAATGACGCTCCCCTCCAAGGAGTCATGCCATGCGTTGTTTCCTGTTCTCGCTCTTCCTCGTGATTGCGCCTGTAGCGCGGGCTGCGGAACCGGCCGCGAGCCTCCCTGCACTGCCCGGGGCCTATCGCCCGCCCGAGGCGATGCAGGACGGCTGGCGAATCGCCGACGCCGGTCGCAGCGGCTGGCAGATCGATCGTCTGCAGGCGCTGGAAAGCGCCATCGTCAAGGGGGAGTTCCCCGGGGTCACCAGTGTCGTCATCGCCCACCAGGGCAAGCTGGTCTACGAGCGCTACTTCAACGGCGGCGGCGCGGACGTGCTCAACGACACGCGCTCGGCCACCAAGAGCGTCACCGCCCTGCTGCTGGGGGCCGCGATCGATCAGGGCCACATTCCCGGTGCGCAGGCGCCCGTGTATGCCTACTTCGCCGACATGCAGCCCTGGCAGAACCCCAGTCCGCGCAAACAGCGGATGACGCTGGAAGACCTGCTCACGATGAGCTCGGCCTGGGAATGCGACGACGAAAACCAGTTCTCTGCCGGCAACGAGGAACGCATGTACCTCAGCGAGGACTGGACCCGGTTCGCGCTGGACCTGCCGACGCGCGG harbors:
- a CDS encoding sulfite reductase subunit alpha, translated to MSPSSPTATRGIAPWIGNALVMLLLAACAWLLAGLHEGDWWQATPSTARSGAAIAAVLAYAGLVAGFLRRGRARDRSAKPAAVAARGAVWVVHASQTGFAMELADMTAAALRRGGVSVQRAGLEHLDALRLQDIERAVFVVSTTGEGDPPDPALGFVRQVMSQTLALGSLHYAVLALGDREYTQFCAFGHQLDDWLRRQGATSLFDLVEVDNADDSALRHWQHHIGQLGDGGEVPDWSAPRYQAWRLRERVELNPGSLGGPAFHLSLEPDTDALPAWTAGDIAEIGPRHAAGDVEDFLRRIDLAGDTQVLWQDETQPLATVLARSHWPDAASMPLRMHAQALADACTPLPHREYSIASIPADGALHLLVRLMQRPDGSPGLGSGWLCTHAQPGDTIALRVRRNPNFHPPAADIPMILIGNGTGLAGLRAHLKARMQSGARRNWLLFGERQRDHDFFHADEVLAWQAQGLLERLDLTFSRDGGEHRYVQHALRAQADRVRQWMDEGAALYVCGSLAGMAPDVDAALRDILGDDRVEALRGSGRYRRDVY
- a CDS encoding GlsB/YeaQ/YmgE family stress response membrane protein produces the protein MEQIFGGGILWTLLIGFLAGLLARAIKPGNDKLGFFMTIVLGILGALLARFIGGALGWYSPGEPAGFIASVVGAIVLLVIYAMVKKKG
- a CDS encoding M20 family metallopeptidase, translating into MDTAKVDRYVAEKWDDDIVPQLVEYIRIPNKSPMFDKDWVANGYMEQAVQLMERWAKAQAIPGMQVEVVRLEGRTPLILIEIPASGPETGADTVLLYGHLDKQPEMTGWDDDLGPWVPVIKGDKLYGRGGADDGYALFGSLAALQALQQQGVPHARCVVLIEACEESGSYDLPAYVDHLAERIGKPSLVVCLDSGCGNYEQLWCTTSLRGLAGGNFTVKVLEEGVHSGDASGVVPSSFRLLRQLLSRLEDEQTGRILPEGLQAEIPAARMAQAKEAARVLDTAVFDKFPFLPGMTPMAEDLAELVLNRTWRPALSVTGVDGMPPLSSAGNVLRPHTSVKLSLRLPPTLEGKQAGQLLKELLERDPPNGAQVSLELEKASTGWNAPAMSPWLEQAIDASSREFFGKPAMYMGEGGTIPFMGMLGEKFPGAQFMITGVLGPHSNAHGPNEFLHIPMGKKVTACVARVIAEHHAASVRGETTGVAAVAGGEQHGDHGCC
- a CDS encoding HutD family protein translates to MPASSRLIPANEYRRERWKNGLGWTREIVRVPDSDAWDWRLSIAEIERDAAFSSFPGIDRELVLLQGNGLRLTFDDGRAVDLMPPHDRLRFAGEDVVTGELVDGTTHDFNLMWRRGRVRTELLHRPLVGPMLFFTEPGVHWVIHLIAGQAMFDAASGLGHLWSGDTAILVSGAARARHALEGGGDLLAIRIEDDAR
- a CDS encoding helix-hairpin-helix domain-containing protein, with the translated sequence MKSFIHIVFAAALSLLFAVQAMAAEKVNINTADAAALDRVLIGVGPAKAAAIIEYRKANGPFKSAEELAMVKGIGLSTIEQNRDRIELRTGTTPAGKPAAAAAAKPASKPVVRR
- a CDS encoding serine hydrolase — encoded protein: MRCFLFSLFLVIAPVARAAEPAASLPALPGAYRPPEAMQDGWRIADAGRSGWQIDRLQALESAIVKGEFPGVTSVVIAHQGKLVYERYFNGGGADVLNDTRSATKSVTALLLGAAIDQGHIPGAQAPVYAYFADMQPWQNPSPRKQRMTLEDLLTMSSAWECDDENQFSAGNEERMYLSEDWTRFALDLPTRGFAPWMTRPEDSPHGRAFSYCTAGSFLLGAVIERATGKPLATFAAEALEHPLGIQRAQWNRSSEGVGMGGGGTRYRSRDLAKLGQLVADGGRWQGRQIISTAWIDTALTVHAQAREDADYGYQFWRFRFPDRDGELAAWAMSGNGGNYVFIVPERKLVAVITRTSFNQRNVHPQSQQMFGDYVLKAMP
- a CDS encoding FAD:protein FMN transferase; this translates as MNTFITSPTALAAPVHALHGQTMGTTWSVQCVSATRVDLHALHDAVQARLDEVVSQMSTWEAKADITRFNHAAAGEWFALQEDFLHVLTAALAIAATSEGAFDPTVSPLVAAWGFGAHAGTRGRPTNADLVEARACVGWQHLRFDPAHGRIRQPGGVMLDLSAIAKGYGVDVVAALLKRRGIDAALVEVGGELYGYGRKADGQPWRVLVESSPDEEADSPDMEPRVLALEGLAVATSGDRWHAYAQDGRRYSHTIDPRSGEPVTDAAAAVTVIAADAMHADAWATALTVMGASSGYAFAQRHGLAARFLQRTTDGLIETMTPAFEQHLAA